In Novipirellula galeiformis, one DNA window encodes the following:
- a CDS encoding 4Fe-4S dicluster domain-containing protein: MSDPQPPRDGLSRRDLLHGRLFGHRESESTADPPENPPRERRHASLVMRYPRTTREVGAVDAEPEKAGASGAARRRTIPVLRPPGAIDEESFLNECTRCNRCIEVCPHDAIIHAPPRMREAAGTPMIDPDHQPCMMCDDFPCITACEPEALTTHVRPMMGTAIVTEHLCLAHHGTTCTVCSERCPVEGAIQVSEGKPKVKESACTGCGVCRYVCPAPENAILLMPAFIRPTPKTRQRNKPLDD; this comes from the coding sequence ATGTCAGACCCGCAACCGCCTCGCGATGGTCTTTCTCGACGCGACCTCCTGCACGGCCGGTTATTTGGGCATCGCGAGTCCGAATCGACCGCAGATCCACCCGAAAACCCGCCGCGCGAACGGCGTCACGCGTCGTTGGTGATGCGGTACCCGCGGACAACTCGCGAAGTCGGCGCCGTGGATGCGGAACCGGAAAAGGCCGGTGCATCCGGCGCAGCGCGTCGCCGCACGATTCCCGTCCTACGCCCTCCCGGCGCGATCGACGAAGAGAGTTTTCTGAACGAATGCACGCGGTGCAATCGTTGCATCGAAGTCTGTCCTCACGACGCGATCATCCATGCTCCGCCGCGAATGCGCGAAGCCGCCGGCACCCCGATGATCGATCCCGACCATCAACCGTGCATGATGTGCGACGATTTTCCTTGCATCACCGCCTGCGAACCGGAAGCGTTGACCACGCACGTGCGTCCGATGATGGGCACCGCGATCGTGACCGAGCATTTGTGCCTGGCGCACCACGGAACCACCTGCACGGTTTGCAGCGAGCGTTGTCCGGTCGAAGGTGCCATCCAAGTCAGCGAGGGGAAACCCAAGGTCAAGGAATCCGCGTGCACGGGCTGCGGTGTCTGCCGCTATGTGTGCCCTGCACCGGAAAACGCGATCCTGCTGATGCCCGCATTCATCCGCCCAACTCCGAAAACAAGACAACGAAACAAACCACTCGATGACTGA
- a CDS encoding diheme cytochrome c precursor yields MNNENNSKHIAARGSIAFLVGVIGVAVVGYFVGINDGVPQEDFEQHAPWLSSQVTGSDPPTEPPTTSTIAAVTYAEMRRSETGPTSQWKPKLAQIPQPQYDLFAEIKPSEDDKLQSTLTRASRRAFNGAPPIIPHVVEGTNDAACYACHGEGKRIENRVANRMSHGFLANCVQCHAPPPPKPFTDVDAEVQTSFVGLPAPLNGERAFPGAPPTIPHSTWMRDQCLACHGGNTGWAGLESTHPWRSNCLQCHAPSATLDQSIVPDKIGFLPEPNVK; encoded by the coding sequence ATGAACAACGAAAACAACTCGAAACACATCGCCGCGCGCGGTTCGATCGCCTTTCTCGTCGGTGTCATCGGTGTTGCCGTGGTCGGCTATTTCGTCGGCATCAACGACGGGGTGCCGCAAGAAGACTTTGAGCAACACGCTCCGTGGTTGTCATCGCAAGTCACGGGAAGCGATCCGCCTACTGAACCTCCGACCACGTCGACCATTGCCGCAGTCACTTATGCTGAAATGCGTCGCAGCGAGACGGGCCCGACGAGTCAGTGGAAGCCGAAACTCGCCCAGATCCCACAGCCTCAATATGATTTGTTTGCGGAGATCAAACCGAGCGAAGACGACAAATTACAGTCGACGCTGACGCGTGCATCTCGCCGAGCCTTCAACGGAGCTCCGCCGATCATCCCGCACGTGGTCGAAGGCACAAACGACGCGGCTTGTTATGCTTGTCACGGCGAAGGCAAACGCATCGAAAACCGAGTCGCAAACCGGATGTCGCATGGATTTTTGGCAAACTGCGTCCAGTGCCATGCTCCGCCGCCCCCCAAACCGTTCACCGACGTGGATGCCGAGGTGCAAACCAGCTTTGTCGGACTGCCCGCACCGCTCAACGGCGAACGCGCCTTCCCCGGCGCACCGCCCACGATCCCGCATTCGACGTGGATGCGAGACCAGTGCCTGGCGTGTCATGGCGGCAACACGGGCTGGGCAGGCCTCGAGTCGACTCACCCGTGGCGAAGTAATTGTCTACAATGCCATGCTCCTTCGGCAACGCTTGACCAATCGATCGTGCCAGACAAGATCGGTTTCTTGCCAGAACCCAACGTAAAGTAA
- a CDS encoding molybdopterin-dependent oxidoreductase, with translation MDNDRRAFMKQAAMAAATAAASRSGSAFALPVVDPTESDASSAIKWNKAPCRFCGTGCHVQVGVEEGRVVAVAGDKHADVNKGLLCVKGYHVGGILYGKDRLTKPLLRDGDSYKEIDWDEAIDVVAKRIMKSPKTFAFYGSGQWTIPEGYAAQKFMKGGLSNNHIDPNARLCMASAVTGFLATYGVDEPAGCYADLDECDVLITWGNNPAEMHPVLFSRVIDRRSKGEKVRLIDIGTRRTRTTDAANDFLMMKPHGDVAIALGIMHLLIENGTYDKKFVENFVNFRAPEPENPTLQGVAISFDEYKKRIAKYTPEHVAELSGLSVEQIRLLGDLFGNPKLKITSLWCMGMNQHTMGTAINSLVHGVHFLSGHFGKPGDSPTSLTGQPSACGTVREVGTLAHALPGGRVVAKDEHRAQAEAIWNMPAGRIDAVPGYHTVKMFEQFTKATDDGGDIDTMFVQVTNPGQTLPNLNLLFNDKANLKDKFLIVSDVYPTATTQLADLILPAAMWVEKNGMVGNSERRTQQWFKMVDPPGEARDDCWQTIAIAHRLFELGHEGMKDKDGKFIFAVYDEDGEEVPVWQWEHYYDVNVDKALFEEYRKFTVMKHKNLAPYEEYVKARGLRWPVVEQADGSWRETMFRFAGFDDPFVAEGKEIDFYHSVTGDGRGQVWFHDYQPPPEVPDDEYPLWLCTGRVLEHWHSGTMTRRVSQLNRAMPTAYIEVHPDDASALNIRQGEVVTIESRRGSCDLPVWINGRGQPPKGSIFVPFFDESKLINNVTLEAYDPFSKQPDYKKCAVRIRKPNAEVAKQ, from the coding sequence ATGGATAACGATCGCCGGGCCTTCATGAAACAGGCTGCCATGGCAGCCGCGACCGCCGCAGCCTCTCGATCGGGCAGTGCGTTTGCGCTGCCAGTGGTCGATCCGACGGAATCCGATGCTTCATCTGCAATCAAATGGAACAAAGCCCCCTGCCGCTTCTGTGGCACCGGTTGCCATGTGCAAGTCGGAGTGGAAGAGGGACGGGTTGTCGCGGTGGCTGGTGACAAGCATGCCGATGTGAACAAGGGACTGCTGTGCGTAAAAGGCTATCACGTCGGAGGGATCCTGTACGGCAAAGACCGTTTGACCAAGCCGCTATTGCGCGATGGGGATTCGTACAAAGAAATCGATTGGGACGAAGCAATCGATGTCGTGGCCAAACGGATCATGAAGTCGCCCAAGACGTTTGCCTTTTATGGTTCCGGCCAATGGACGATCCCAGAAGGCTACGCCGCTCAAAAATTCATGAAAGGCGGACTGTCGAACAACCACATCGACCCCAACGCTCGGCTCTGCATGGCGTCGGCGGTAACCGGGTTCCTAGCGACTTATGGCGTCGATGAACCGGCCGGATGTTATGCCGACCTCGACGAATGCGACGTCTTAATCACCTGGGGAAACAATCCTGCCGAAATGCACCCCGTGCTCTTCTCGCGGGTCATCGATCGGCGATCCAAAGGCGAAAAGGTTCGTTTGATCGACATCGGCACCCGCCGCACTCGCACGACCGACGCGGCGAACGACTTTCTGATGATGAAGCCGCACGGCGATGTCGCGATCGCATTGGGGATCATGCATCTGTTGATCGAAAACGGAACCTACGACAAGAAATTCGTTGAGAACTTTGTCAACTTTCGTGCCCCGGAACCAGAAAACCCAACGCTGCAAGGCGTAGCGATCTCGTTCGATGAATACAAAAAACGGATCGCAAAGTACACCCCTGAACATGTCGCCGAATTGTCAGGATTATCGGTCGAGCAAATCCGGTTGCTCGGAGATCTGTTTGGCAATCCAAAACTGAAGATCACCAGCCTGTGGTGCATGGGGATGAACCAGCACACGATGGGCACGGCGATCAACAGCTTGGTGCACGGCGTCCATTTTTTAAGCGGGCATTTTGGCAAACCAGGCGATTCGCCCACCAGTCTGACCGGTCAACCATCGGCTTGCGGCACCGTTCGCGAAGTCGGCACGCTGGCGCATGCGTTGCCGGGCGGACGAGTCGTCGCCAAAGACGAACACCGCGCTCAGGCCGAAGCGATCTGGAACATGCCGGCCGGTCGCATCGATGCGGTCCCTGGTTATCACACGGTGAAAATGTTCGAGCAATTCACCAAGGCCACCGATGACGGGGGCGACATCGACACGATGTTTGTCCAGGTCACCAATCCCGGCCAAACGCTGCCTAATTTGAACTTGCTGTTCAATGACAAAGCAAATTTGAAAGACAAATTTCTGATTGTTTCGGACGTCTACCCGACGGCGACCACCCAGCTGGCCGACTTGATTTTGCCTGCCGCGATGTGGGTCGAAAAGAATGGCATGGTCGGCAACTCGGAACGACGAACTCAGCAATGGTTCAAGATGGTCGATCCGCCGGGCGAAGCTCGCGACGATTGTTGGCAAACGATCGCGATCGCCCACCGACTGTTCGAACTCGGTCACGAGGGCATGAAGGACAAGGACGGTAAATTTATCTTTGCGGTTTATGACGAGGACGGCGAAGAGGTTCCGGTGTGGCAATGGGAACACTACTACGACGTCAATGTCGACAAGGCATTGTTCGAAGAGTACCGCAAGTTCACGGTGATGAAACACAAGAACTTGGCACCGTACGAAGAGTACGTAAAAGCTCGCGGGTTGCGTTGGCCGGTCGTTGAACAAGCCGACGGATCGTGGCGAGAAACCATGTTCCGCTTCGCCGGTTTTGACGATCCGTTTGTTGCCGAAGGAAAAGAGATCGACTTTTATCATTCGGTCACCGGCGATGGTCGCGGGCAAGTTTGGTTTCACGACTACCAACCGCCACCGGAGGTGCCTGACGATGAATACCCGCTGTGGTTATGCACCGGTCGCGTATTGGAACACTGGCACTCGGGGACCATGACGCGGCGGGTGTCGCAATTGAACCGCGCGATGCCAACCGCCTATATCGAAGTCCACCCCGACGATGCATCGGCGCTGAATATCCGCCAAGGCGAAGTGGTCACGATCGAATCTCGCCGCGGCAGCTGTGATTTGCCTGTCTGGATCAACGGTCGCGGACAACCGCCCAAGGGATCGATTTTTGTGCCGTTCTTTGACGAGTCGAAATTGATCAACAATGTGACGCTCGAAGCTTACGACCCGTTCTCGAAGCAGCCCGACTACAAGAAATGTGCCGTGCGAATTCGCAAACCGAACGCCGAGGTCGCGAAGCAATGA